In Blattabacterium cuenoti, the following proteins share a genomic window:
- the nusA gene encoding transcription termination factor NusA translates to MNNEALIDSFSDFKSEKNIDRVNLMAILEESIRCILSKKYDSSKNYDIIVNPDQGDLEIWRNRIVVKDGEVKDKNKEITFSKARKIQPDFEIGEEVTEKVELQTLGRRAILALRQNLLSKINEFDNTNIYKKFKNKIGEIVNVEVYHILPRQIITRDEEQNEMVLPKYEQIPSDFFRKGDPVRALVKKVEWKDNKPFAILTRRDESFLEELFKLEIPEVSDGLITVKKVARIPGEKAKIAVKSYDDRIDPVGACVGMKGSRIHPIVRELKNENIDVINYTSNTQLYITRALSPAKISMMEVNEEHKYVNVYVKLEEISKAIGRGGLNIKLASQLTGYKIHIFKDFPFEDDVELTEFSDEIESEILEKFHKIGLNTAKSVLNYGKNDLSKRTKLEEKIINKVVNILKKEFEEELNINT, encoded by the coding sequence ATGAATAATGAAGCTTTAATAGATTCTTTCTCAGATTTTAAATCTGAAAAAAATATAGATAGAGTAAATCTTATGGCAATTCTTGAAGAATCTATACGATGTATATTAAGTAAAAAATATGATTCATCCAAAAACTATGATATTATTGTAAACCCAGATCAAGGAGATTTAGAGATTTGGAGAAATAGAATAGTAGTTAAAGATGGAGAAGTAAAAGATAAAAATAAAGAAATAACCTTTTCTAAGGCAAGGAAAATACAGCCAGATTTTGAAATAGGAGAAGAGGTTACTGAAAAAGTAGAGTTACAAACTTTAGGAAGAAGAGCAATTTTAGCTTTGAGACAAAATCTTCTTTCAAAAATTAATGAATTTGACAATACAAACATTTATAAAAAATTTAAAAATAAAATAGGAGAGATTGTAAATGTTGAAGTTTACCATATTTTACCTAGACAAATTATTACAAGAGATGAAGAGCAAAATGAAATGGTTTTACCAAAATATGAACAAATTCCAAGTGATTTTTTTAGAAAAGGAGATCCTGTAAGAGCATTAGTAAAAAAAGTAGAATGGAAAGATAATAAACCTTTTGCTATCCTTACCAGGAGGGATGAATCTTTTTTAGAAGAACTTTTTAAATTAGAAATTCCGGAAGTTTCTGATGGATTAATTACTGTAAAAAAAGTTGCAAGAATTCCAGGAGAAAAAGCTAAAATAGCTGTAAAATCTTATGATGATCGTATTGATCCAGTTGGAGCTTGTGTTGGAATGAAAGGGTCTAGAATTCACCCTATTGTCAGGGAATTAAAAAATGAAAATATAGATGTTATTAATTATACATCGAATACTCAATTGTACATAACAAGAGCTTTAAGCCCAGCAAAAATATCTATGATGGAAGTCAATGAAGAACATAAATATGTCAATGTATATGTAAAACTTGAAGAAATATCTAAAGCTATTGGGAGGGGTGGGCTAAATATTAAATTAGCTAGTCAATTAACTGGATATAAAATTCATATATTTAAAGATTTTCCTTTTGAAGATGACGTAGAATTAACAGAATTTTCTGATGAGATAGAATCAGAAATATTAGAAAAATTTCATAAAATAGGTTTAAATACTGCAAAATCTGTTTTAAATTATGGAAAAAATGATCTTAGTAAACGTACTAAACTAGAAGAAAAGATTATTAACAAAGTTGTTAATATATTAAAAAAAGAATTTGAAGAAGAATTAAACATAAATACATAA
- a CDS encoding dihydrolipoamide acetyltransferase family protein has translation MAEYNLTLPAMGESIAEATIIRWLKEEGDYVKKEELLVEIATDKIDSEVYSPVNGILIKKLFYPDQVAKVGNSIAILETEDNTEITYEEKTIKEEQEESKKRFYSPLVRTIANKEGISFYELETIKGTGENERITKKDLLKFIYIKKNRISFPFTKSRIYNNKISLNNDEILEMDRMRKITAEHMMRSKNVSAHVTSFVEADVTNIVKWRENLKESFQKKTGEKLTLMSVFVECVVKAIKDLPMINISVSGTNIIKKRNIHIGLATALPNGNLIVPVIKHADSYSLGGLVKIINDLIKRAKSNKLKPEETQGGTYTISNIGSFGNLFGTPIIHQPQVAIMAIGLIQKKLSIIETPEGDFVGIRHKIYLSHSYDHRVIDGVLGGSFAKKVALYLEKFNSYTKI, from the coding sequence ATGGCCGAATATAACTTGACCCTTCCAGCCATGGGTGAAAGTATAGCTGAGGCTACTATCATTCGTTGGTTAAAAGAAGAAGGAGATTATGTAAAAAAAGAAGAACTTTTAGTAGAAATAGCTACCGATAAAATAGATTCAGAAGTTTATTCTCCTGTAAATGGAATTTTAATAAAAAAATTATTTTATCCTGACCAAGTTGCTAAAGTTGGAAATTCTATAGCTATTTTAGAAACAGAAGATAATACAGAAATTACTTATGAAGAAAAAACTATAAAAGAAGAACAAGAAGAAAGTAAAAAACGTTTTTATTCTCCTCTTGTTCGTACCATTGCTAATAAAGAAGGAATTAGTTTTTATGAATTAGAAACTATAAAAGGAACTGGAGAAAATGAAAGAATTACAAAAAAAGACCTATTAAAATTTATTTATATAAAAAAAAATAGAATTTCTTTTCCTTTTACAAAAAGTAGAATTTATAATAATAAGATATCATTGAATAATGATGAAATTTTAGAAATGGACAGAATGCGAAAAATAACTGCAGAACATATGATGAGAAGTAAAAACGTTTCTGCACATGTAACTTCTTTTGTTGAAGCAGATGTCACAAATATTGTGAAATGGAGGGAGAATCTAAAAGAGTCTTTTCAAAAAAAAACAGGAGAAAAATTGACTTTGATGTCTGTTTTTGTAGAATGTGTAGTAAAAGCTATAAAAGATCTACCTATGATCAATATATCTGTAAGTGGAACAAACATAATAAAAAAAAGAAATATCCATATAGGATTAGCTACTGCATTACCTAACGGTAATTTGATCGTTCCTGTTATAAAACATGCAGATTCTTATAGTTTAGGGGGATTAGTTAAAATCATTAATGATTTGATAAAGAGAGCTAAATCTAATAAACTAAAACCTGAAGAAACTCAAGGAGGGACTTATACGATAAGTAATATTGGTAGTTTTGGAAATCTTTTTGGAACTCCAATTATACATCAACCTCAAGTTGCTATTATGGCAATAGGTTTAATACAAAAAAAATTATCTATAATAGAAACTCCAGAAGGAGACTTTGTTGGAATAAGACACAAAATATATTTATCTCATTCTTATGATCATCGCGTAATAGATGGCGTATTAGGTGGAAGTTTTGCAAAAAAAGTAGCTTTATACTTAGAAAAATTTAATTCTTATACAAAAATATAA
- a CDS encoding inorganic diphosphatase produces MEIVFDVLIEIPKGSRNKYEFDKKNNCIRLDRVLYSTINYPTDYGFIPKTLSMDGDPLDALIFLTEPTVPGCLITVKPIGLFSMLDEKGEDEKIICVPIADPNYNNINSIKEIGLHTKKEIEHFFSIYKDLENKKVKIRGWKNKNTAIAVYKESCLRYKENNLT; encoded by the coding sequence ATGGAAATAGTTTTTGACGTATTAATTGAAATACCAAAAGGTAGTAGAAATAAATATGAATTTGATAAAAAAAATAATTGTATCCGTTTAGATAGGGTTTTATATTCTACTATTAATTATCCTACAGATTATGGTTTTATTCCTAAAACACTTTCTATGGATGGAGATCCATTAGATGCATTAATATTTTTAACAGAACCAACTGTTCCAGGGTGTTTAATAACTGTAAAGCCTATCGGTTTATTTTCTATGTTAGACGAAAAAGGAGAAGATGAAAAAATTATTTGTGTTCCTATCGCTGACCCTAACTATAATAATATTAATAGTATAAAAGAAATAGGTTTGCATACTAAAAAAGAGATAGAACATTTTTTTTCAATTTATAAAGATTTGGAAAATAAAAAAGTAAAAATAAGAGGGTGGAAAAATAAAAATACAGCAATAGCAGTATATAAAGAATCTTGTTTACGATACAAAGAAAATAATTTAACGTAA
- the lnt gene encoding apolipoprotein N-acyltransferase, whose protein sequence is MIEILKRKNSRIQFFICSILSGLLLGFGWPTDGNPIYLFIAFVPLLYVEVNSNLSLSYIFLFSFITFSIWNSIATWWLSYARRSDGSFALEAYLIPVFFNSFFMSIIFTFYSYLKRYTRSKNIGYTLLICLWILFEKLHLEWELSWPWLNLGNGFSNRIEWIQWYEYTGTLGGTIWIWIVNIGFTESILKYKKNKNILVLYNGLLFNIGKIFFLIFISNLIYMKYEGKDYNKHIEILILQPNIDPYYRKYNISTKNVILNLKNLINKKISKNPVIIIAPETTFPGNGNKIPINNINKNHIISFFRNYLKKKYPKTIFITGAELFISYNKNNRSETSIPIIFKNSSKIQWIDIFNSIIQISPSKKIEFHHKSKLVPGVETFPYKKIFFPILGNILLNFGGTTLELGKQKIPNIFIHPYSGVKIAPIICYESVYGEYVSSFLKKNAQLIVIITNDGWWSNSQGHKQHLYYARLRAIENRKFLARSANTGVSCFIDEKGEFLSSLPYGKRGFLYKRIPINNKITFYIKHGDYIFNISLFFTIVILLYIIIIIRNNKN, encoded by the coding sequence ATTATTGAAATATTAAAAAGAAAAAATAGTAGAATTCAATTTTTCATATGTAGTATTTTATCAGGTCTTTTATTAGGATTTGGATGGCCTACGGATGGAAATCCTATCTATTTATTTATAGCTTTTGTTCCTTTATTATATGTAGAAGTAAATTCTAATCTTTCTCTTTCATACATTTTTTTGTTTTCTTTTATTACATTTTCAATATGGAACTCTATAGCCACATGGTGGTTATCTTATGCACGAAGAAGTGATGGATCTTTTGCTTTGGAGGCTTATTTAATTCCAGTATTTTTTAATTCTTTTTTCATGTCAATTATTTTTACTTTTTATTCATATCTCAAGAGATATACAAGAAGTAAAAATATAGGATATACATTATTAATTTGCTTATGGATATTGTTTGAAAAACTCCATTTAGAGTGGGAATTATCTTGGCCATGGCTAAATTTAGGAAATGGATTTTCTAATCGTATTGAATGGATTCAATGGTATGAATATACTGGAACTTTAGGGGGTACTATATGGATATGGATAGTAAACATTGGATTTACTGAATCTATTCTAAAATATAAAAAAAATAAAAATATACTTGTATTATATAATGGTTTATTATTTAACATAGGAAAAATATTTTTTCTAATTTTTATTTCAAATCTTATATATATGAAATATGAAGGTAAAGACTATAATAAACATATAGAAATATTGATATTACAACCTAATATTGATCCATATTATAGAAAATATAATATATCAACAAAAAATGTAATTCTTAATTTAAAAAATTTAATAAATAAGAAAATTTCTAAAAATCCTGTAATCATAATAGCTCCTGAAACTACATTTCCAGGAAATGGAAATAAAATTCCAATAAATAATATAAATAAAAATCATATAATTTCTTTTTTTAGAAATTATCTAAAAAAAAAATATCCAAAAACTATTTTTATAACAGGAGCAGAATTATTTATTTCATATAATAAAAATAATAGGAGTGAAACATCTATTCCTATCATTTTTAAAAATTCCAGTAAAATACAATGGATAGATATTTTTAATTCAATTATTCAAATTTCTCCTTCTAAAAAGATAGAATTTCATCATAAATCTAAATTAGTACCAGGTGTAGAGACTTTCCCATATAAAAAAATTTTTTTTCCTATATTAGGAAATATTTTACTTAATTTCGGGGGAACTACACTAGAATTAGGAAAACAAAAAATTCCTAATATTTTTATACATCCTTATTCAGGAGTTAAAATAGCACCTATTATATGTTATGAATCTGTTTATGGAGAATACGTATCTTCATTTTTAAAAAAAAATGCTCAATTGATTGTTATTATCACAAATGATGGTTGGTGGAGTAATTCACAAGGACATAAACAACATTTATATTATGCTCGTCTAAGAGCTATTGAAAATAGAAAATTTTTAGCTAGATCAGCTAATACAGGAGTATCTTGTTTTATTGATGAAAAAGGAGAATTTTTATCTTCTCTTCCTTATGGAAAAAGAGGATTTTTGTATAAGAGAATACCTATAAATAATAAAATAACTTTTTATATAAAACATGGAGATTATATTTTTAATATAAGTCTATTTTTCACAATAGTAATTTTATTATACATTATTATAATCATTCGTAATAATAAAAATTAA
- the aspS gene encoding aspartate--tRNA ligase, translating into MYRTHNCGELRKKDIGEKVILSGWIQNIRNFGSLFFIDIRDYFGITQIILSKSLLTISLGKEFLIRINGEVIERLSKNYNLNTGEIEIKVSKIDILNSSLPLPFSIIDKTDGSEENRMTHRYLDIRRNLIKKNLIMRHKIFLMIRNFLSMKGFIEVETPVLINHTSEGARSFVVPSRNHVGKFYALSQSPQLFKQLLMIGGIDKYFQIVKCFRDEDARSDRQIEFTQLDCEMSFVNENDVLIFFEYFIKHIFNNIKNIKLDTFPKISYFDAIKMYGTDSPDIRFGMKFCELNDLVHKKEINYLIKQELIVGIKIKKCKCFYTYDNINSILDNIKKLNNENFFWIKYLPDKTFIYSNKSFINKEICSIFIEYFQSNPDDLLFISYGEKKDARNLLHKIRLEIANCLNLINKKIFKPLWIKDIPLFEWEEKNNRYKSMHHPFTSPKEEDLQYLENNPENVRSKSYDLVINGTEIGSGSIRIYKKKIQNIIFKHLGLSKKEIESNFSFFTKALTYGAPPHGGIAFGLDRLINLIEGDEDIKNFIAFPKNNDGKDIMINTPSSLDMDKLKELYLR; encoded by the coding sequence ATGTATAGAACACACAATTGTGGTGAATTACGCAAAAAAGATATTGGGGAAAAAGTAATTTTATCTGGATGGATCCAAAATATAAGAAATTTTGGATCTCTATTTTTTATAGATATTAGGGATTATTTTGGAATAACACAAATTATTTTGTCCAAAAGTTTGTTAACTATTTCTTTGGGAAAGGAGTTTTTAATTAGAATTAACGGAGAAGTAATTGAAAGACTCTCTAAAAATTATAATTTAAATACAGGAGAAATAGAAATAAAAGTATCTAAAATAGATATTTTAAATTCCTCTCTTCCACTTCCTTTTTCTATAATAGATAAAACTGATGGTAGTGAAGAAAATAGAATGACTCATAGATATCTTGATATAAGAAGGAATCTTATAAAAAAGAATCTTATAATGCGTCACAAAATCTTTTTAATGATACGAAATTTTCTTTCTATGAAAGGATTCATAGAAGTAGAAACTCCTGTATTAATTAATCATACATCAGAAGGTGCAAGAAGTTTTGTTGTTCCATCCAGAAATCATGTAGGTAAATTTTATGCTTTATCTCAATCCCCTCAATTATTTAAACAATTACTAATGATAGGAGGAATAGATAAGTATTTTCAAATAGTAAAATGTTTTAGAGATGAAGATGCTAGATCTGATAGACAAATAGAATTTACACAATTAGATTGTGAAATGTCATTTGTAAATGAAAATGATGTTTTAATTTTTTTTGAGTATTTTATTAAACACATATTTAATAATATAAAAAATATTAAATTAGATACTTTTCCAAAAATATCTTATTTTGATGCTATTAAAATGTATGGAACTGATAGTCCTGACATTCGTTTTGGAATGAAATTTTGTGAACTAAATGATTTAGTTCACAAAAAAGAAATTAATTATCTAATAAAACAAGAATTAATAGTTGGAATAAAAATAAAAAAATGTAAATGTTTTTATACATATGATAATATCAATTCTATATTAGATAATATAAAAAAATTAAATAACGAAAATTTTTTTTGGATAAAATATTTGCCTGATAAAACTTTTATTTATTCAAATAAAAGTTTTATCAACAAAGAAATTTGTTCTATTTTCATAGAATATTTTCAATCTAATCCTGATGATTTATTATTTATTTCTTATGGGGAAAAAAAAGATGCAAGAAATCTACTACATAAAATACGTTTGGAAATTGCTAATTGTCTTAATTTAATTAATAAAAAAATTTTCAAACCATTATGGATAAAAGATATACCTCTTTTTGAATGGGAAGAAAAAAATAATAGATATAAATCTATGCATCATCCATTTACAAGCCCAAAAGAAGAAGACTTACAATATTTAGAAAATAATCCAGAAAATGTTCGATCAAAATCCTATGACTTGGTTATAAATGGAACAGAAATTGGAAGCGGTTCTATCCGAATTTATAAGAAAAAAATACAAAATATAATATTTAAACATTTAGGATTATCTAAAAAGGAAATAGAATCAAATTTTAGTTTTTTTACAAAAGCTTTAACATATGGTGCTCCTCCTCACGGGGGGATAGCGTTTGGTTTAGATAGGTTAATAAACCTTATAGAAGGAGATGAAGATATAAAGAACTTTATTGCTTTTCCTAAAAATAATGATGGAAAGGATATAATGATAAATACTCCATCTTCTTTAGATATGGACAAATTAAAAGAATTATACTTACGTTAA
- a CDS encoding NAD(P)H-hydrate dehydratase, with the protein MNQIKKMDQYCIDYESISSIQLMERAAKSCFEWIINNLQLKTVPFIILSGNGNNGGDGVCLARMLHLHGVDVIVYILNISNNSSKDFLISKKKALKYGVELRNIYEKVEFPSLDKNESYLVDAIFGIGYNRIIKNKYWKSFFYHINNKNKFKCVISIDIPSGLLMEKSQNNFETIIKATHTLSFQTPKLPFLFPSYVDYIGKWYLLDIGWNHHFLQKMNTKNILVDEIYINTLLNNKNNKRKKFSHKGNYGHGIIIGGSYGMIGAVALSGEASLRSGIGKLTIYVPSCGYQIIQTLLPEAIIKTNNEKYLSEIIIKNDINAICIGMGMGKNYKTIKALENYLKNKDNSIPMIIDADAINILSERIELLNFLPENTIITPHPKEFSRLFGLWKNEYHKLNMLRKISKKYKIFIILKGAYSIISTPKGVIYFNTTGNPGMSTAGSGDVLSGIIMSFLSQGYSPRKSCIMGVYLHGLSGDIASKKFSQQSLISRDINKYIGEAFNIINN; encoded by the coding sequence TTGAATCAAATCAAAAAAATGGATCAATATTGTATTGATTACGAATCAATTTCTTCGATTCAATTAATGGAAAGAGCAGCAAAAAGTTGTTTTGAGTGGATTATTAATAATCTCCAATTGAAAACTGTTCCATTTATAATTTTATCAGGAAATGGTAATAATGGGGGGGATGGAGTTTGTTTAGCTAGAATGCTACACTTACATGGGGTTGATGTTATAGTTTATATATTAAATATTTCTAATAATTCATCAAAAGATTTTCTAATCAGTAAGAAAAAAGCATTAAAATATGGTGTTGAATTACGAAATATTTATGAAAAAGTTGAGTTTCCGTCATTAGATAAAAATGAAAGTTATTTAGTAGATGCAATATTTGGAATAGGTTATAATAGGATTATAAAAAATAAATATTGGAAATCTTTTTTTTATCACATAAATAATAAAAATAAATTTAAATGTGTTATATCTATAGATATTCCTTCTGGATTACTTATGGAAAAAAGTCAAAATAATTTTGAAACTATTATAAAGGCCACTCATACTTTAAGTTTTCAAACACCAAAATTACCTTTTTTGTTTCCGAGCTATGTTGATTATATTGGAAAATGGTATTTATTAGATATTGGATGGAATCATCATTTTTTACAAAAAATGAATACAAAAAATATTCTTGTTGATGAAATATATATTAATACTTTGTTGAATAATAAAAATAATAAAAGAAAAAAGTTTTCTCATAAAGGAAATTATGGGCATGGAATTATTATAGGAGGTAGTTATGGAATGATAGGAGCTGTTGCTCTTTCTGGAGAAGCTAGTCTTCGTTCCGGAATAGGAAAACTAACTATTTATGTTCCAAGTTGTGGATATCAAATAATACAAACACTTCTTCCAGAGGCTATTATAAAAACAAATAATGAAAAATATTTAAGTGAAATTATTATTAAAAATGATATAAACGCAATATGTATAGGAATGGGAATGGGAAAAAATTATAAAACTATAAAAGCTCTAGAAAATTATTTAAAAAATAAAGATAATTCCATTCCTATGATTATAGATGCTGATGCAATAAATATATTATCTGAACGGATAGAATTATTAAATTTTCTTCCAGAAAATACTATTATAACTCCACATCCAAAGGAATTTAGCAGACTATTTGGATTATGGAAAAATGAATACCATAAATTAAATATGCTTAGGAAAATTTCTAAGAAATATAAAATTTTTATTATCTTAAAAGGGGCATATTCAATTATTTCTACTCCAAAAGGAGTTATTTATTTCAATACTACTGGAAATCCAGGTATGTCTACTGCAGGAAGTGGAGATGTTCTTTCTGGAATTATCATGAGTTTTTTATCTCAGGGGTATTCTCCAAGAAAATCATGTATAATGGGAGTTTATTTACATGGATTATCTGGAGATATAGCATCAAAAAAATTTAGTCAACAATCTTTAATATCTAGAGATATAAATAAATATATAGGTGAAGCATTTAATATAATAAATAATTAA
- the infB gene encoding translation initiation factor IF-2, translating to MTTDKIRLKTILTRFNISLQRVVRFLQKKGIEIENNPNAKIEYRIYRFLVREFQTYKEIRDASEKIFLQKKMEKEKIKEELTKLKNITRVKSENLIEFKKINIDTLDKHEKKNDNSCEKKIENLSNKPEHIDTIYQKLDGVMLTGDRIDLSQFEKKKTKQENFFKKKRKRIKKEISLDEVKNVNKKKQGQERKNSYDKKIEKLKNKKNSQKQKQAITDEQIEKQIKETLEKLSSKRVRSKSSKIRKEKRQYQKEKRLLQKETDNENKEKLLKVAEFTTVNELASMMGVNATDVIVSCMSLGIMVTMNQRLDAEILTLVADEFGYNVEFVGLDLEEAIQDDKDSEANLKPRSPIITVMGHVDHGKTSLLDYIRNTNVIAGEAGGITQHIAAYSVEYSNNKFITFLDTPGHEAFTAMRARGAQITDIAIIVIASDDQVMPQTKEAISHAQAANVPIIFVFNKIDKKNANPDKIKEQLANLNFLVEEWGGKYTSQEVSAKLGHGVDKLLEKVLLVSELLDLKANPNKPAIGTVIEASLDKGRGYITTLLLQGGTLKVGDYVLAGSHHGKVKNILDERGHSIFSAGPSKPITILGLNGAPTAGDKFKVFEDEKEAKQLASRREQLQREQNIRAQKHLTLDEVGRRIALGDFKELKIIIKGDVDGSVEAITDALQKLSTKTIMVNIIYKGVGQITESDVLLASASDAIIIGFNVRPNISSKNIAKKEDIEIRTYSIIYDVINDIQEAMEGMLSPEVREKILGNAEIREIFKIPKVGTVAGCMVIEGRLSRQAKVRLIREGIVIHNGEFISLKRFKEDVKEVSKGYECGLSIKNFNNLKYGDIVEVYEELSSDKNN from the coding sequence ATGACTACTGATAAGATCAGATTAAAAACTATATTAACTCGATTTAATATTTCTTTACAAAGAGTAGTTAGATTTCTACAAAAAAAAGGGATTGAAATAGAAAATAATCCTAATGCAAAAATAGAATATCGTATTTATAGATTTCTTGTACGAGAATTTCAAACTTATAAAGAAATACGAGACGCTTCTGAGAAAATTTTTTTGCAAAAAAAAATGGAAAAAGAAAAAATAAAAGAAGAGTTAACAAAATTAAAAAATATCACTCGTGTTAAATCAGAAAATTTGATTGAATTTAAAAAAATAAATATTGATACATTAGATAAACATGAAAAAAAAAATGACAATTCTTGTGAAAAAAAAATAGAAAATTTATCCAATAAACCAGAACATATTGATACTATCTATCAAAAATTAGATGGAGTAATGTTAACAGGTGATAGGATTGATTTATCTCAATTTGAGAAAAAAAAAACGAAACAAGAAAATTTTTTTAAAAAAAAACGTAAGAGAATTAAAAAAGAAATTTCTCTTGATGAGGTAAAAAATGTTAATAAAAAAAAACAGGGACAAGAAAGAAAAAATTCTTATGATAAAAAAATAGAAAAATTAAAAAATAAAAAAAATTCTCAAAAACAAAAACAAGCTATCACAGATGAACAAATAGAAAAACAAATTAAAGAAACTTTAGAAAAATTATCTTCAAAAAGAGTAAGATCAAAGTCTTCAAAAATTAGAAAAGAAAAACGTCAATATCAAAAAGAAAAAAGACTTCTTCAAAAAGAAACAGATAACGAGAATAAAGAAAAATTACTTAAAGTAGCAGAATTTACAACAGTAAATGAATTAGCATCTATGATGGGAGTGAATGCTACCGATGTGATTGTATCTTGTATGTCTTTAGGAATTATGGTTACTATGAATCAAAGATTAGATGCAGAAATACTAACTTTAGTAGCAGATGAGTTTGGATATAATGTAGAATTTGTTGGATTAGATTTGGAAGAAGCAATTCAAGACGATAAAGATTCAGAAGCTAATTTAAAACCAAGATCACCTATAATCACAGTAATGGGGCATGTTGATCATGGAAAAACATCTTTATTAGATTATATAAGAAATACTAACGTAATTGCTGGAGAAGCTGGTGGCATTACTCAACATATTGCAGCTTATAGTGTAGAATATTCTAATAATAAATTTATTACATTTTTAGATACTCCAGGGCATGAAGCCTTTACTGCTATGCGTGCGAGAGGAGCTCAAATAACTGATATAGCAATCATAGTAATTGCATCTGATGATCAAGTTATGCCTCAAACTAAAGAAGCTATTAGCCATGCTCAAGCAGCTAATGTGCCCATAATTTTTGTATTTAATAAAATAGATAAAAAAAATGCTAACCCTGATAAAATAAAAGAACAATTAGCTAATCTAAATTTTTTAGTAGAAGAATGGGGAGGAAAGTATACTTCTCAGGAAGTATCAGCAAAGCTTGGACATGGAGTAGATAAATTATTAGAAAAAGTCCTTCTAGTTTCAGAATTATTGGATCTTAAAGCTAACCCTAACAAACCTGCAATAGGTACTGTTATAGAAGCTTCTTTAGACAAAGGAAGAGGTTATATTACAACTTTACTTTTACAAGGAGGAACTTTAAAAGTTGGAGATTATGTATTAGCAGGAAGCCATCATGGTAAAGTAAAAAACATTTTAGATGAAAGAGGTCATTCTATTTTTTCAGCAGGGCCATCAAAACCAATAACTATCCTAGGATTAAATGGAGCACCTACTGCTGGAGATAAATTTAAAGTATTTGAGGATGAAAAAGAAGCAAAACAACTTGCTTCTAGAAGAGAACAATTACAAAGAGAACAAAATATAAGAGCTCAAAAACATCTTACACTTGATGAAGTAGGAAGGAGAATAGCATTAGGAGATTTTAAAGAATTAAAAATAATTATTAAAGGAGATGTAGACGGATCTGTTGAAGCTATAACAGATGCTCTTCAAAAATTATCTACAAAGACAATCATGGTGAATATTATTTATAAAGGAGTAGGTCAAATAACTGAATCTGATGTTTTATTAGCAAGTGCTTCTGATGCTATTATAATAGGATTTAACGTTCGTCCAAATATTAGTTCAAAAAATATAGCAAAAAAAGAAGATATAGAAATACGAACTTATTCTATTATATATGATGTCATTAATGATATTCAAGAAGCAATGGAAGGAATGTTGTCTCCTGAAGTTAGAGAAAAAATATTAGGAAATGCAGAGATAAGAGAAATATTTAAAATTCCTAAAGTTGGAACTGTAGCTGGATGTATGGTTATTGAAGGTAGGTTATCTAGACAAGCTAAAGTTAGATTAATTAGAGAAGGAATTGTTATTCACAATGGAGAATTTATATCTTTGAAACGTTTCAAAGAAGATGTAAAAGAAGTTTCTAAAGGATATGAATGTGGTTTAAGCATAAAAAATTTTAATAATCTTAAATACGGAGATATTGTAGAAGTTTATGAAGAATTATCTTCAGATAAAAATAATTAA